The Amaranthus tricolor cultivar Red isolate AtriRed21 chromosome 6, ASM2621246v1, whole genome shotgun sequence genome has a segment encoding these proteins:
- the LOC130816175 gene encoding uncharacterized protein LOC130816175 has product MACSIGKGFTRLYKNDTISYSFPRKISNSNYSHSSRINVTDKNGFSLKSCADFEDEVLNSSSEDLDYKIRAFRLSQQPFTEAELLLQLQEEKTNGVLDINGGACERGSSTVFSDGNSLPEKIVVAVDVDEVLGNFLSALNRFLADCYSSIHSLSEYHVYEFYKIWKCSRDEADIRVHEFFKTSYFKNGIYPLPGAQKALNKLSRYFSLSRQNVIKDHTIEWLAKHYPGMFEEIHVGNQFALDGTSKPKSEICRSIGAKVLIDDNPRYALECAEVGVRVLLFDYENAYPWCATGSNRHPLVTGKKLNTIRILDVFIVSIA; this is encoded by the exons ATGGCTTGTTCTATAGGCAAAGGATTTACTAGGTTGTATAAAAATGACACAATTTCATATTCTTTTCCCAGAAAAATCTCTAATTCAAATTATTCTCATAGTTCAAGAATCAATGTTACCGACAAAAATGGATTTAGTTTAAAGAGTTGTGCTGATTTCGAGGATGAAGTTCTCAACTCGAGCAGTGAAGATTTAGATTACAAAATAAGGGCATTTAGGCTTTCTCAACAACCCTTTACAGAGGCAGAACTTCTTCTTCAGTTGCAGGAAGAGAAAACTAATGGGGTTTTGGATATTAATGGTGGAGCTTGTGAAAGGGGAAGTTCTACTGTTTTTTCTGATGGAAATTCATTGCCTGAGAAGATCGTTGTTGCTGTTGATGTTGATGAAG TGCTGGGGAATTTTCTATCAGCTTTAAACAGATTTCTTGCTGACTGCTATTCTTCAATTCATTCATTGTCTGAATATCATGTTTATGAGTTCTATAAG ATTTGGAAATGCTCTCGTGATGAAG CTGATATCCGCGTTCATGAGTTCTTCAAGACGTCTTATTTCAAGAACGGAATCTACCCACTCCCAGGAGCTCAAAAGGCTCTCAACAAGCTATCAAGATATTTCAGCTT ATCTCGTCAAAATGTTATTAAAGATCACACAATCGAATGGCTTGCGAAACACTATCCAGGAATGTTTGAGGAGATTCACGTCGGTAATCAATTTGCTCTGGATGGAACATCGAAACCCAAGTCGGAAATCTGCAG GTCGATTGGAGCGAAGGTGTTGATTGATGATAATCCAAGATATGCCTTAGAATGCGCGGAAGTCGGTGTAAGAGTACTActttttgattatgaaaatgcTTATCCTTGGTGCGCGACTGGATCTAATCGACATCCCCTAGTTACTGGGAAGAAGTTGAACACAATTAGAATCTTGGATGTTTTCATCGTATCTATAGCATAG
- the LOC130815243 gene encoding uncharacterized protein LOC130815243: MKPEPPPFQEANRCDVCKCSFNTFRRRHHCRCCGRTLCNEHSSDQMHLPQFGIHTNVRVCSDCFNNFSKSVDDKLGPSAERINSISEAVTRLDVNGDLDHKTKSTSLQPPVPMMPECKCGMPLCICEVSLPPAPAASVQTAGSSLASDSRTKKTDGNSRPRRSTQDIRQGVGPSASGSDKPLANYEANGEGLREAIKNGDLAGVKDLLNKGVDSNYCDKQGLSLLHLAAVFNQTDIVFTLMDHGARLDCKNSLGETPLDCAPVTLQYKMKKKIEDESA, from the exons ATGAAGCCAGAGCCACCGCCATTCCAGGAGGCCAATCGTTGCGACGTCTGCAAATGTAGTTTCAATACTTTTCGTCGCcgg CATCATTGTCGGTGTTGTGGGAGGACCTTATGTAATGAACATTCATCTGATCAAATG CACTTGCCACAATTTGGCATCCACACTAATGTTAGAGTTTGTTCCGATTGTTTCAACAACTTTTCCAA ATCAGTGGATGACAAGCTGGGTCCTTCGGCGGAAAGAATCAATTCTATCTCAGAAGCGGTTACAAGATTAGATGTGAACGGGGATTTAGATCACAAGACTAAGTCAACATCTCTACAACCACCTGTACCAATGATGCCTGAATGCAAATGTGGTATGCCTTTGTGTATTTGTGAAGTTTCACTTCCACCCGCTCCAGCAGCTTCTGTGCAG ACTGCTGGCAGTTCATTAGCATCGGATTCGAGAACAAAGAAGACAGATGGCAATTCAAGACCAAGACGTTCTACTCAAGATATCAGACAAGG TGTTGGTCCATCAGCTAGCGGTTCGGACAAACCTTTGGCAAATTATGAAGCGAATGGGGAg GGCTTAAGAGAAGCTATTAAAAATGGTGACCTTGCTGGAGTCAAGGATCTTCTGAATAAG GGCGTAGATTCAAACTACTGTGACAAGCAAGGATTATCACTATTGCACCTG GCTGCAGTGTTTAACCAAACAGATATAGTTTTTACCCTCATGGATCATGGTGCTAGATTGGACTGCAAGAATTCTCTGG GAGAGACGCCATTGGACTGTGCCCCAGTAACATTGCAATacaaaatgaagaaaaagataGAGGATGAATCGGCGTGA
- the LOC130815146 gene encoding uncharacterized protein LOC130815146 isoform X1, with protein MNFEFRSTLKKSSTSDYHSPPSSSFLNPDNVSFYTYQAIRAGFTNADTIAREIEGNPNDMRKYQRELEKERIRAEIIAEEVYRRKILEDEVRRELMLEREVAFRRGLGSSAMPFQSRIPLMMNFDDHIGGRARFQGSQLMPFQRDPVVAGNGNELSLGVKLKEIKALKRPASALEGIKDNIILLAKPDVSDLKRKAVTPPTVSPIDQSAEPKKPKTKEEWSCALCRVTATSERALNDHLQGKKHKARKSGLNSRRTGFGTGPLPMTNSTTSTIKPIIVLGISSSCCKEKNNLQDGESSLGPVDNISTQEISGTEAKKSYENGKVGETDIPQKTNADAKLKNFKFVCEICRIGTHSPKVLNAHKKGKRHLAKVMEVNKTNEISAQKVEVETEEKKEVDIESEAVEVPEEGRFRNVSVEKDYVNLLDTVEVVSVVAENE; from the exons ATGAATTTCGAATTTCGTTCAACCCTAAAAAAATCTTCGACATCCGATTATCATTCACCTCCCTCAAGTAGTTTTCTCAACCCTGACAACGTCTCTTTCTACACTTACCAAGCTATTCGAG CGGGGTTTACAAATGCAGACACAATCGCTCGAGAAATTGAAGGAAACCCTAATGATATGCGGAAATATCAGAGGGAACTGGAGAAGGAGAGAATTCGGGCTGAAATAATCGCCGAAGAGGTTTATAGGAGGAAAATTTTGGAAGATGAAGTCAGAAGAGAATTGATGCTTGAGAGAGAAGTTGCTTTCAGACGAGGACTTGGTTCGTCGGCAATGCCGTTTCAATCTCGGATTCCATTGATGATGAATTTTGATGACCACATAGGTGGTAGAGCTAGGTTTCAAGGGTCCCAATTGATGCCATTTCAGAGGGATCCTGTTGTTGCTGGGAACGGGAATGAACTATCTTTGGGTGTGAAATTGAAGGAGATTAAGGCTTTAAAAAGACCTGCTTCTGCTCTAGAAGGGATTAAGGATAACATTATTCTCTTG GCTAAGCCCGATGTATCTGACTTGAAGCGTAAAGCTGTTACACCACCAACTGTATCTCCTATTGACCAATCTGCTGAGCCAAAGAAGCCGAAAACCAAAGAAGAGTGGAGTTGTGCTCTATGTCGTGTTACTGCAACAAGTGAGCGAGCGTTGAATGATCATCTTCAGGGGAAGAAACACAAGGCGCGAAAGAGTGGGTTGAATTCGCGGAGAACAGGCTTTGGTACTGGCCCGTTGCCGATGACAAATAGTACTACTAGTACTATTAAGCCCATCATAGTTCTTGGCATTAGTAGTTCATGCTGTAAGGAGAAAAACAATCTACAAGATGGTGAATCATCATTGGGGCCAGTTGACAACATATCAACACAAGAAATCTCAGGCACTGAGGCTAAAAAATCCTATGAGAATGGAAAAGTTGGAGAAACAGATATACCTCAAAAAACAAATGCAGATGCCAAactgaaaaattttaaatttgtgtgtGAAATATGTCGAATTGGAACTCACTCGCCGAAGGTACTGAACGCCCATAAGAAGGGAAAACGACATCTAGCCAAAGTTATGGAGGTTAATAAAACCAACGAAATCTCAGCTCAGAAAGTCGAAGTTGAGACAGAAGAAAAGAAGGAAGTGGATATAGAAAGCGAAGCAGTGGAAGTACCGGAAGAAGGTCGTTTTCGTAATGTTAGCGTTGAAAAGGACTATGTTAATTTGCTTGACACTGTCGAGGTCGTTTCAGTCGTAGCAGAAAATGAGTGA
- the LOC130815146 gene encoding uncharacterized protein LOC130815146 isoform X2 codes for MNFEFRSTLKKSSTSDYHSPPSSSFLNPDNVSFYTYQAIRDTIAREIEGNPNDMRKYQRELEKERIRAEIIAEEVYRRKILEDEVRRELMLEREVAFRRGLGSSAMPFQSRIPLMMNFDDHIGGRARFQGSQLMPFQRDPVVAGNGNELSLGVKLKEIKALKRPASALEGIKDNIILLAKPDVSDLKRKAVTPPTVSPIDQSAEPKKPKTKEEWSCALCRVTATSERALNDHLQGKKHKARKSGLNSRRTGFGTGPLPMTNSTTSTIKPIIVLGISSSCCKEKNNLQDGESSLGPVDNISTQEISGTEAKKSYENGKVGETDIPQKTNADAKLKNFKFVCEICRIGTHSPKVLNAHKKGKRHLAKVMEVNKTNEISAQKVEVETEEKKEVDIESEAVEVPEEGRFRNVSVEKDYVNLLDTVEVVSVVAENE; via the exons ATGAATTTCGAATTTCGTTCAACCCTAAAAAAATCTTCGACATCCGATTATCATTCACCTCCCTCAAGTAGTTTTCTCAACCCTGACAACGTCTCTTTCTACACTTACCAAGCTATTCGAG ACACAATCGCTCGAGAAATTGAAGGAAACCCTAATGATATGCGGAAATATCAGAGGGAACTGGAGAAGGAGAGAATTCGGGCTGAAATAATCGCCGAAGAGGTTTATAGGAGGAAAATTTTGGAAGATGAAGTCAGAAGAGAATTGATGCTTGAGAGAGAAGTTGCTTTCAGACGAGGACTTGGTTCGTCGGCAATGCCGTTTCAATCTCGGATTCCATTGATGATGAATTTTGATGACCACATAGGTGGTAGAGCTAGGTTTCAAGGGTCCCAATTGATGCCATTTCAGAGGGATCCTGTTGTTGCTGGGAACGGGAATGAACTATCTTTGGGTGTGAAATTGAAGGAGATTAAGGCTTTAAAAAGACCTGCTTCTGCTCTAGAAGGGATTAAGGATAACATTATTCTCTTG GCTAAGCCCGATGTATCTGACTTGAAGCGTAAAGCTGTTACACCACCAACTGTATCTCCTATTGACCAATCTGCTGAGCCAAAGAAGCCGAAAACCAAAGAAGAGTGGAGTTGTGCTCTATGTCGTGTTACTGCAACAAGTGAGCGAGCGTTGAATGATCATCTTCAGGGGAAGAAACACAAGGCGCGAAAGAGTGGGTTGAATTCGCGGAGAACAGGCTTTGGTACTGGCCCGTTGCCGATGACAAATAGTACTACTAGTACTATTAAGCCCATCATAGTTCTTGGCATTAGTAGTTCATGCTGTAAGGAGAAAAACAATCTACAAGATGGTGAATCATCATTGGGGCCAGTTGACAACATATCAACACAAGAAATCTCAGGCACTGAGGCTAAAAAATCCTATGAGAATGGAAAAGTTGGAGAAACAGATATACCTCAAAAAACAAATGCAGATGCCAAactgaaaaattttaaatttgtgtgtGAAATATGTCGAATTGGAACTCACTCGCCGAAGGTACTGAACGCCCATAAGAAGGGAAAACGACATCTAGCCAAAGTTATGGAGGTTAATAAAACCAACGAAATCTCAGCTCAGAAAGTCGAAGTTGAGACAGAAGAAAAGAAGGAAGTGGATATAGAAAGCGAAGCAGTGGAAGTACCGGAAGAAGGTCGTTTTCGTAATGTTAGCGTTGAAAAGGACTATGTTAATTTGCTTGACACTGTCGAGGTCGTTTCAGTCGTAGCAGAAAATGAGTGA
- the LOC130815104 gene encoding UPF0057 membrane protein At4g30650-like, with amino-acid sequence MATRCEIFCEILIAILLPPLGVCLRHGCCTCEFLICLLLTMLGYIPGMIYAIYAIVVVDRDRWYRDGCYYYRLS; translated from the exons ATGGCAACAAGGTGCGAAATCTTCTGCGAAATCTTAATCGCTATTTTACTCCCTCCTCTTGGTGTCTGCTTACGCCATGGTTGCTGCACT TGTGAATTCTTGATATGCTTGCTGTTGACGATGCTAGGGTACATTCCTGGAATGATTTATGCTATCTATGCAATTGTCGTGGTCGATCGCGATCGATGGTATCGAGATGGCTGTTACTATTATCGGCTTTCATAG